Proteins from one Gossypium raimondii isolate GPD5lz chromosome 8, ASM2569854v1, whole genome shotgun sequence genomic window:
- the LOC105792061 gene encoding uncharacterized protein LOC105792061 isoform X1, whose protein sequence is MDNDENDSQSHNCHLAGEGNNKFPPVLRPYALPRFDFDDNLHGHLRFHSLVETEVFLGIESSEDNQWIEDFSRGGTGIAFSSSAAESCSISRCNNVWSEAASSESVEMLLKSVGQDETIPVQTICKNSDACDELGCIINQMEPTLKHGDRGLPKVGDDLQPALQSGECPGKLPGLKDDIGGDHLLVEDVSQTHEFGTSVDSTLDDLNTRNTDLPVTKRDDSKEHTVNESLVEASVDQSVDDREQEDKCTGSQVDAVIHSVQNTYASNALIDSQDTTHLKHDLIDENVDGSANQNVDLSQEVQTDGQNVSENAVASVTLLAQKNSALDMHSKEERHAIGNITTAGEPVDRISKGNSNLHMVEGCSEGLRVESPLRTTISEDIVLSERKLHDISPMPFVGDTDLKELGSEVSNMDTRNPMSLESNMDSTVQIACDTLEKKDSSDGDGHPDMKILSSKSEKSLVVDDNGSKGEGEGSHNTLGTEPMKECEESIVVEHSDDYKSDQTVSTAANQNTKLSSDSSNTDCGEGGSVPVIKGVDFSSSGTGRTADELASVLQSDVAISGKSMECVLSPSGKDLPAATAVVSDQNKVQVSSAETSFSIMNTSGMTSEKGAPCETSGQSSCSKVDQSLSMEGTSIDEGQHGDQAIHGLSVEVVRDKHVSSIIPDSTVRGTDGAEAQVISKTGSSEAAGAVSIQQNNQTSTSSLPSTSKEPTCDSGQNHPEDTDPKLVTKEKNSDHVAKHHVDGGRAKTDNSSFPSAPSSESQTKIHMMGSGSSSADLDNPSCGSPIVIRTSEQFPSKIGNDGLKGSEGRSASISGVINGEENKDQSISEDMKGNYASPGDRTFTFEVPPLADLSGKEAGKNWQLFSTMQHDTISSVEGTLSTASLSKVGTKAAQEVSHANLQASKSENVRGRSKGTSEGSGSKGTSERRARRVGGKSTGKEAAKKGIAAKEMTPASRSKRSGRTSNASLSSAGIGQLIQSNEVKHSGHMEGATTKPFGVLSTSVSSLPDLNASASSSAVFHQPFTDLQQVQLRAQIFVYGALIQGTAPDEAYMISAFGGLDGGRTMWENAWRACIDRVHSQKSHLVSPETPMQTPLGAKTSDQSVKRNALQNKVTSSPVSRSTSKGTPTTIVNSMVPLSSPLWSISAPSCDALQSTGIPRSAVMDYQQALSPLRPPPIRNFVGHNAPWMSQSPFRVPWVPQTSSFDARFPVLPITEAVNLTPAREASVPHSSAMKQASTVPMVQSGSPANVFAGTPLLDTKKATATRGQHSADPKPRKRKKSTVSEDPGQIKPHSQSESVSATVVTSNVSTPAAITTLATVVSKSSTDKFVTSVPVDHLEKGEQDSDQRVALSEETFGKLQEAQKQAEDASTLAAAAVHHSQEIWTQLGKHRNSGLEPDFETELTSAAVAIAAAASVAKAAAAAAKVASNAALQAKLMADEALVSSGYKNSVPTNAIASDNVKKLGKATPASILRGENATTSSNSIIIAAREAARRRVEAASAASKRAENMDAIVKAAELAAEAVSQAGKIVAMGEPFPLTELVEAGPEAYWKVPQASPEPNGSIREHIDSGRVEGPTSSAGHLKEVQVEKREKQSVEYGMSPTLREIARESLEDHSRLTGGILGPTAASGKDKKGPKGHKASEIAKTKGVTSESEIGFGLPSVITQSEHGKAGETSKNNNLREGSHVEVLRDGDGLKVAWFPADILDLKDGKAYVCYNELRSEDGDKLKEWVELEGEGERAPRIRTARPVTAMPFEGTRKRRRAAMGDYNWAPGDRVDSWMQDSWWEGVVTEKSQTDETSFTVHFPARGETSVVKAWFLRPSLIWKNGSWVEGSSFQDTNGSSHEGDTPQEKRPRIGGPVVEARGEDKLSKSLDRKESWKPGDMRLLDLSDNEKIFNIGRSTRDENKPDSLKMVRTGLKKEGSRVIFGVPKPGKKRKFMEVSKHYVADQSGKTHETSDSAKFTKYLMPQGSEPRETKNKIEPKDKRAAVYRPKVLKSGKPPSVSSRTIPKKDSLSNTLVSEPGDSAAADVSHAENISGKHNIMEFRSFSSTDGAAKGPVLFSSVAFSSDAPPKKNSASNAKSERVSKPKLGPASGKLAKIEEEKGSNDNSIKTVSEVEPRRSNRKIQPTSRLLEGLQSSLIISKIPSVSHDRSHKSQNRSSRGNNQG, encoded by the exons ATggataatgatgaaaatgattccCAAAGCCACAATTGTCATTTAGCTGGTGAAGGGAACAATAAATTTCCTCCTGTTTTACGCCCTTATGCTCTCCCaagatttgattttgatgatAACCTTCATGGGCATTTAAGATTTCATAGTTTGGTTGAAACTGAAGTTTTTCTCGGCATTGAAAGTAGTGAAGATAATCAGTGGATTGAAGATTTTTCTCGTGGGGGTACTGGGATTGCATTTAGTTCAAGTGCAGCTGAATCTTGTTCAATTTCTAGGTGCAACAATGTCTGGTCTGAGGCAGCCTCCTCAGAATCTGTTGAAATGCTATTAAAGTCTGTTGGACAGGACGAAACTATTCCTGTTCAGACTATTTGTAAGAATTCAGATGCCTGTGATGAACTGGGCTGCATAATAAATCAGATGGAGCCTACTTTGAAACATGGAGATAGGGGTCTTCCTAAAGTAGGGGATGACTTACAGCCTGCATTACAGTCAGGAGAGTGTCCAGGTAAACTTCCTGGGTTGAAAGATGATATAGGAGGAGATCATCTGCTGGTTGAAGATGTTTCTCAAACGCATGAATTTGGCACATCTGTTGATAGCACATTGGACGATCTAAATACTAGAAATACTGATTTGCCTGTGACTAAGAGAGATGATTCTAAAGAACATACTGTTAACGAAAGTCTAGTGGAAGCTTCTGTTGATCAATCTGTGGATGACAGGGAGCAGGAAGATAAATGTACTGGTTCACAAGTCGATGCTGTGATTCACTCCGTGCAGAACACTTATGCAAGTAATGCTTTGATAGATAGTCAAGATACCACGCATTTAAAACATGATCTCATTGATGAAAATGTGGACGGTTCAGCAAATCAAAATGTTGACTTGAGCCAAGaagttcaaactgatggtcaGAACGTGAGTGAGAATGCAGTTGCAAGTGTTACCTTGCTTGCACAGAAGAATTCAGCCTTGGATATGCATTCTAAGGAAGAACGACATGCTATTGGAAACATTACGACTGCCGGTGAGCCTGTTGATAGGATATCGAAAGGGAATTCTAACCTCCATATGGTGGAAGGGTGCAGTGAGGGATTGAGGGTAGAAAGTCCTTTGCGGACTACCATTTCCGAAGACATTGTCTTGTCTGAAAGAAAATTACATGACATATCACCAATGCCTTTTGTTGGTGATACTGACCTTAAGGAACTTGGAAGTGAAGTCAGCAATATGGATACTAGAAATCCTATGAGTCTAGAGTCAAATATGGATTCAACGGTGCAGATAGCATGTGATACTCTTGAGAAGAAGGATTCGTCAGACGGTGATGGCCACCCTGATATGAAAATCTTGAGCAGCAAGTCTGAGAAATCTTTGGTAGTGGATGATAATGGTTCTAAGGGTGAAGGTGAAGGTTCCCACAATACTTTGGGAACAGAACCTATGAAAGAATGTGAAGAAAGTATAGTCGTTGAACATAGTGATGATTATAAATCTGATCAGACTGTTTCAACTGCTGCAAATCAGAACACCAAATTGTCTTCTGATTCTAGTAACACAGATTGTGGGGAAGGTGGATCCGTGCCTGTAATAAAGGGAGTTGACTTCTCATCCTCCGGTACAGGTCGCACGGCAGATGAGTTAGCTTCGGTTTTACAATCTGATGTTGCCATTAGTGGCAAGTCAA TGGAATGTGTTCTTTCGCCCTCTGGTAAGGATCTTCCTGCTGCTACTGCTGTTGTGTCTGATCAAAACAAGGTTCAAGTGTCATCTGCAGAAACAAGTTTCTCAATCATGAATACTTCTGGAATGACATCGGAAAAGGGTGCACCTTGTGAGACTAGTGGACAGTCCTCTTGTAGTAAAGTTGATCAGTCCTTGTCAATGGAGGGTACTTCTATTGATGAGGGCCAACATGGAGACCAGGCAATTCATGGACTGTCAGTGGAGGTTGTAAGGGATAAGCATGTATCATCTATCATCCCTGATTCAACAGTGAGAGGAACTGATGGTGCTGAAGCTCAAGTTATTTCTAAAACGGGTTCTTCAGAAGCTGCAG GTGCTGtatcaatacaacaaaataaccAGACATCGACAAGTTCATTGCCTTCAACTTCAAAGGAACCTACCTGTGATTCTGGCCAAAATCATCCCGAAGATACTGACCCCAAATTAGTTACAAAAGAGAAGAACAGTGATCATGTTGCTAAGCATCATGTTGATG GCGGTCGTGCAAAGACTGATAACAGCTCCTTTCCTTCTGCACCTTCATCTGAATCTCAAACTAAGATTCACATGATGGGAAGTGGAAGTAGTAGTGCTGATCTTGACAATCCTTCATGTGGCTCTCCTATTGTCATTAGAACATCTGAGCAGTTCCCAAGTAAAATTGGAAATGATGGTTTGAAAGGATCTGAGGGTCGGAGTGCTTCAATTTCTGGGGTCATTAATGGGGAAGAGAACAAAGACCAGTCTATTTCTGAGGATATGAAAGGAAATTATGCATCTCCTGGAGACAGAACTTTCACCTTTGAGGTACCTCCATTGGCAGATTTGTCTGGAAAAGAAGCTGGCAAGAATTGGCAACTTTTTTCTACCATGCAACATGACACAATATCCTCg GTCGAGGGAACACTATCAACTGCTAGCTTAAGCAAAGTGGGTACCAAGGCTGCTCAGGAGGTGAGTCATGCAAATCTTCAGGCATCCAAGAGTGAGAATGTACGTGGTCGCTCCAAAGGGACGTCTGAGGGTAGTGGCTCCAAAGGGACCTCTGAGCGTAGAGCAAGGCGAGTAGGTGGTAAGAGCACGGGAAAGGAAGCTGCTAAAAAGGGAATTGCTGCAAAAGAAATGACTCCCGCAAGTCGATCAAAAAGAAGTGGTAGAACAAGTAATGCGTCACTCAGTTCAGCTGGAATTGGCCAGCTCATTCAATCCAATGAGGTGAAGCACTCTGGACATATGGAAGGGGCAACCACGAAACCATTTGGTGTTCTTTCTACTTCAGTATCTAGCCTGCCAGACTTGAATGCCTCAGCTTCTTCATCTGCAGTTTTCCACCAGCCTTTTACCGATTTGCAACAAGTTCAGTTACGTGCTCAGATTTTTGTATATGGAGCTCTGAT TCAAGGAACAGCACCTGATGAGGCTTATATGATATCAGCATTTGGGGGACTTG ATGGTGGAAGAACCATGTGGGAGAATGCATGGCGAGCATGTATAGACAGGGTACATTCTCAAAAATCTCATCTTGTTAGCCCTGAAACTCCGATGCAGACGCCTTTAG GTGCCAAAACTTCTGATCAGTCAGTCAAACGAAATGCACTTCAGAATAAGGTTACATCCTCACCTGTTAGTCGGTCCACCAGCAAGGGTACTCCAACGACAATTGTAAACTCAATGGTTCCCCTTTCATCGCCACTTTGGAGTATTTCTGCGCCTTCCTGTGATGCTCTTCAATCTACTGGCATTCCGAGAAGTGCAGTTATGGATTATCAGCAGGCACTTTCTCCATTGCGTCCTCCACCTATAAGGAATTTTGTTGGACATAATGCTCCTTGGATGTCCCAGTCCCCTTTCCGTGTACCCTGGGTTCCACAGACTTCTTCTTTTGATGCTCGTTTTCCTGTGCTTCCTATCACAGAAGCAGTTAATTTGACCCCTGCAAGAGAAGCCTCTGTGCCTCATTCTTCTGCGATGAAGCAGGCGTCCACAGTTCCTATGGTCCAGAGTGGCAGTCCTGCTAATGTTTTTGCTGGGACTCCCCTGCTTGACACAAAAAAGGCAACAGCAACACGTGGTCAACATTCTGCTGATCCAAAGCCCAGAAAGAGAAAAAAGTCTACAGTTTCTGAGGACCCTGGGCAGATTAAACCGCATTCTCAATCAGAGTCCGTTTCAGCTACTGTTGTGACTAGTAATGTGTCTACACCAGCCGCTATTACAACCCTTGCCACTGTTGTTTCCAAGTCATCCACTGACAAATTCGTTACATCTGTCCCTGTTGACCATCTTGAAAAGGGTGAACAGGATTCAGATCAGAGGGTTGCTCTGTCTGAAGAGACCTTTGGTAAACTCCAGGAGGCTCAAAAGCAGGCGGAAGATGCTTCTACTCTTGCCGCAGCTGCTGTTCATCACAGTCAAGAAATATGGACTCAGTTGGGCAAGCACAGAAATTCTGGTTTGGAACCAGATTTTGAAACAGAATTGACTTCCGCTGCTGTGGCAATAGCAGCAGCTGCTTCTGTTGCAAAGGCTGCAGCTGCAGCTGCCAAGGTTGCCTCAAATGCTGCATTGCAAGCAAAATTGATGGCTGATGAAGCATTGGTTTCAAGTGGCTACAAAAATTCTGTTCCAACTAATGCAATTGCTTCTGATAATGTCAAGAAGCTTGGCAAGGCTACTCCTGCATCCATCTTAAGGGGTGAAAACGCTACTACTAGTTCAAATTCCATCATAATTGCTGCAAGGGAAGCTGCTAGGAGGAGGGTAGAAGCTGCATCAGCTGCCTCAAAGCGAGCTGAAAACATGGATGCCATTGTTAAAGCTGCGGAGCTGGCAGCGGAAGCTGTATCACAGGCTGGGAAGATTGTTGCTATGGGTGAGCCGTTCCCATTGACTGAATTGGTTGAAGCTGGTCCTGAGGCATACTGGAAAGTACCCCAAGCATCTCCTGAGCCAAATGGTTCCATCAGAGAGCACATAGACAGTGGTCGTGTGGAAGGTCCTACTTCATCTGCTGGGCATCTAAAAGAGGTTCAAGTAGAAAAGAGGGAAAAGCAAAGTGTTGAATATGGAATGTCACCAACTCTTAGAGAGATAGCTAGAGAGTCTCTAGAGGATCATTCTAGATTAACAGGTGGCATTTTGGGTCCTACTGCAGCAAGCGGAAAGGATAAAAAGGGACCAAAAGGCCACAAAGCTTCAGAAATTGCCAAAACTAAAGGAGTCACTTCTGAATCCGAAATTGGGTTTGGACTGCCTTCCGTGATCACTCAGAGTGAACATGGGAAAGCAGGGGAAActtcaaaaaataacaatttaaggGAGGGTTCCCATGTTGAG GTACTGAGAGATGGAGATGGCTTAAAAGTAGCATGGTTCCCAGCTGATATTCTGGATTTAAAAGATGGCAAAGCTTATGTGTGTTACAACGAGCTTCGATCAGAGG ATGGTGATAAGCTAAAGGAATGGGTGGAACTTGAAGGTGAAGGGGAAAGAGCACCCAGGATACGTACTGCTCGGCCTGTCACAGCCATGCCATTTGAAGGAACGAGGAAGAGGCGCAGGGCAGCTATGGGTGACTATAATTGGGCTCCTGGGGATAGGGTTGATTCATGGATGCAGGATAG CTGGTGGGAGGGGGTTGTCACTGAGAAGAGCCAGACGGATGAAACATCCTTTACTGTTCACTTTCCTG ctCGAGGTGAAACATCTGTTGTCAAAGCATGGTTTCTTCGTCCTTCTCTGATTTGGAAGAATGGTAGTTGGGTTGAAGGGTCCAGTTTTCAGGATACTAATGGCTCTTCCCACGAG GGTGATACCCCTCAGGAAAAGCGACCTAGGATAGGCGGTCCTGTTGTAGAGGCCAGAGGGGAAGATAAGCTCTCAAAAAGTTTAGACCGTAAGGAATCTTGGAAACCTGGTGACATGAGATTGCTGGATTTATCTGACAacgaaaaaatatttaatattggtAGAAGCACCAGAGATGAGAATAAGCCTGATTCACTCAAAATGGTACGTACTGGTTTAAAGAAGGAAGGATCAAGAGTTATTTTTGGTGTTCCGAAGCCAGGAAAGAAGAGAAAGTTTATGGAAGTAAGCAAACATTATGTTGCAGATCAGAGTGGTAAGACTCATGAAACAAGTGATTCAGCTAAGTTTACAAAATATTTGATGCCTCAAGGATCTGAGCCCCgtgaaacgaaaaataaaattgaaccaAAGGATAAACGAGCAGCTGTATATAGGCCTAAAGTTCTCAAGTCTGGAAAACCACCTAGTGTTTCTAGTAGAACTATTCCTAAGAAGGACAGCTTATCAAATACTCTGGTTTCTGAACCCGGTGATTCTGCAGCTGCAGATGTAAGCCATGCTGAGAATATATCAGGAAAGCATAACATCATGGAGTTTAGATCATTTTCAAGTACTGATGGAGCAGCAAAAGGCCCGGTCTTATTTTCTTCTGTGGCTTTCTCATCAGATGCTCCCCCAAAGAAAAATTCAGCATCAAATGCTAAATCTGAACGGGTTAGCAAACCGAAACTTGGACCAGCTTCTGGGAAGTTGGCCAAAATTGAGGAGGAAAAAGGTTCCAATGACAATTCAATCAAAACAGTATCTGAAGTTGAACCTCGGAGATCTAATCGGAAGATTCAACCAACATCAAGA CTCTTGGAAGGCCTACAAAGCTCATTGATCATCTCAAAAATTCCTTCTGTTTCGCACGACAGAAGTCACAAAAGTCAAAATAGGAGTAGTAGAG GAAATAACCAAGGGTGA